The stretch of DNA CTGCGAAGCGCGATGCATCCGCCTGCGCTGCGTCGCGCGAACCTCTGCAGATCTACGGATCTGCGATCGGATCACGCTTCTTGCTCAGGCGGCGACTCCCGCTTCTCGCTCGATTCCTCCCTGTGCAGAGATTCCCTAGCGCGCGCCGGCCGAGCGTCTTGAGCAGGCGGCCCAGGCCGTTGCGCCGAATGACGCGTGCATACCCTGCGAAGTCCAGGCCGTGAGGAATCACGTCCAGGTCGATCCCCGTGACTCGGTTCTTCAGCCCTAGATACGCACTCCGTTCCAGAGTCTGTCCGGGTCCGATCTCGAGGATGTCGAGATCGCGCAGGGGTCGCCCAAGGCAGGCTTCGAGCCGGTTTTCGTCTCGGGCCATCCGTTCTAGAAGTATGCGGATTCGAGCTGCATCGCCCTGCCGGGAATGGATCGCATGCACGATCTGCCTCCCGAGAGTCGGAAGGCTGATTCCGGTGTAGGTTCGCGCTGTCTGCCGTGGAGCGGGCTTGTCCAGACTTCCTCTCCGTGCTCCCCCCGAGGAGCGTCTCTATCACCAGTAAACTGTAACAGCTTCAGCGCACGCTCAAGCCTCCATCGACAGCGAGCGTTTGCCCGGTGACGTAGCTGGCTTCGTCTGACAGCAGGAAGACACTGGCGTACGCGACCTCCCAGGCGGTCCCCTGGCGGCCCAGCGGAACCGGAGTTCTGGCGCGGGAAGGTCGTCCCGCGCTGGCCAGTCGGCCCAGTGGTGTGTCGATCAGTCCGGGTACCACTACGTTGGCGCGTACACGCTGGTAGGAGCCTTCGAGTGCGACGTGACGAGCCAGGCCCTCGACACCGGCTTTCGATGCGTCGTAGGCGGGCATGCGGCTGCCTGCTCGGCGACCGGCAATCGAACTGATGAACACGATCGACGCACCCGCTCGAAGCTTCGGCAGCGCTTCCTTGCAGAGCAGGAAGTCCGAGCGCAGATTCGCCGCGAAGGTCCGATCCCAGGCTTCGGCATCGGTTCCTTTCAGGCCACCTCCCAGACTGATCCCGACGTTGAGAACCAATCCGTCGAGGCCCGCCAGGTCGTGCTCGGCATCTCGAATCAGGCGCTCGCAATCCGCCGGGTCGGTCACGTCTGCTACCAGAACGCAGGCGCTTCCTCCTTCAGATTTGATCTGGTCGGCGGTCTCTCGGGCGGCTTCTTCAGAAATGTCCGCGCACGCAACCCGTGCGCCTTCGCGTGCCGCCAGAACCGCCATGGCGCGGCCGTTGCCGATCGGCGCGTCTTCGGCATCGCTGTTGCGTGTGCCCGCGCCCACGACGAGCACTCTTCGTCCTTGTAGGCGACTGCGGCCGCTGCTCTGGCCGTCGGATTCAGGCGGGGACCAGGGATCGATCGGTTCGCTCACCGGGGAC from bacterium encodes:
- a CDS encoding SDR family oxidoreductase; amino-acid sequence: MKESPVSEPIDPWSPPESDGQSSGRSRLQGRRVLVVGAGTRNSDAEDAPIGNGRAMAVLAAREGARVACADISEEAARETADQIKSEGGSACVLVADVTDPADCERLIRDAEHDLAGLDGLVLNVGISLGGGLKGTDAEAWDRTFAANLRSDFLLCKEALPKLRAGASIVFISSIAGRRAGSRMPAYDASKAGVEGLARHVALEGSYQRVRANVVVPGLIDTPLGRLASAGRPSRARTPVPLGRQGTAWEVAYASVFLLSDEASYVTGQTLAVDGGLSVR